The following proteins come from a genomic window of Trifolium pratense cultivar HEN17-A07 linkage group LG4, ARS_RC_1.1, whole genome shotgun sequence:
- the LOC123922455 gene encoding uncharacterized protein LOC123922455 — MAKGDKPLRLHEIREKLTKAWAPVNKWQITPLGKGFYEFYFQNCEDLNRVWSIGTWNLKPGLLRLSAWSSDFKPENLKVTNAQIWIRIYGLPQEYWMPTTLFSIASGIGTPLSLDEATKQRTMGHFARILVDVNLAEELHYQILVEREGYAFFVDIDYENLPYFCEHCCCIGHSIDKCRNVNSKAKDQKQSVEKVVPNKPIPKFVPKQKNKNNEPVQDNGKINEEVSDYKSDQENAEVVKDTFEEPIMNKEMRANNGNHADMIVEHAENDKNVDASVDHAQHHEILNPRMVERTSDIPVAHERDHNLDENPSSWADEVDDSHDEGGEFTVVTSKKEALETLTQG, encoded by the exons ATGGCCAAGGGAGATAAACCTTTGCGCTTACATGAAATTCGCGAGAAGCTCACCAAAGCTTGGGCTCCGGTAAATAAATGGCAAATCACTCCGTTGGGGAAGGGCTTTTATgagttttattttcaaaattgtgAAGACCTCAATCGGGTTTGGAGCATCGGAACATGGAACCTTAAGCCGGGTTTGTTACGTCTGTCTGCTTGGTCCAGTGACTTCAAACCTGAAAACTTGAAGGTTACTAACGCTCAAATTTGGATTCGGATTTATGGTCTGCCACAAGAATATTGGATGCCTACGACTCTTTTTTCCATTGCATCTGGAATAGGTACACCTCTTTCTTTGGATGAAGCAACTAAACAGCGCACCATGGGTCACTTTGCGCGCATTTTGGTTGATGTTAATCTTGCTGAGGAGCTGCATTATCAGATTCTTGTAGAAAGGGAAGGGTATGCCTTCTTTGTTGACATAGATTATGAAAACTTGCCATATTTTTGCGAACACTGTTGCTGCATTGGCCATTCTATTGACAAGTGTAGAAACGTTAACAGCAAGGCAAAGGACCAAAAGCAAAGTGTGGAGAAGGTTGTTCCTAACAAACCTATTCCAAAATTTGTCCCGAAGcagaaaaataagaacaatgaaccTGTCCAAGACAATGGGAAAATTAATGAAGAAGTCTCTGATTATAAATCTGATCAAGAGAATGCGGAAGTGGTGAAAGACACTTTTGAAGAACCTATAATGAATAAGGAGATGCGTGCAAATAATGGAAATCATGCTGACATGATTGTGGAGCATGCAGAAAATGACAAAAATGTGGATGCTTCTGTGGATCATGCACAACATCATGAAATTCTGAATCCTCGGATGGTAGAGCGAACAAGTGACATTCCAGTTGCTCATGAGAGAGACCACAACTTAGATGAGAATCCATCATCATGGGCAGATGAAGTTGATGATTCACATGATGAAGGAGGTGAATTCACAGTTGTAACCTCAAAGAAAG AGGCATTGGAAACCTTGACACAAggttag